The following proteins come from a genomic window of Triticum aestivum cultivar Chinese Spring chromosome 6A, IWGSC CS RefSeq v2.1, whole genome shotgun sequence:
- the LOC123129079 gene encoding divinyl chlorophyllide a 8-vinyl-reductase, chloroplastic encodes MAALLLPVSSRLPKSTAIASARPTPRFLSFPLTTAKPCRRRGGCSILASSATSPSPVAAEAQPFRSLPPSETTVLVTGATGYIGRFVVRELLRRGHRVVAVARPRSGVRGKNSPEEVVSDLAPARVVFSDVTDPGALLADLSGSGHGPVHAAVCCLASRGGGVQDSWRVDYRATLHTLQAARSLGAAHFVLLSAVCVQKPLLEFQRAKLRFEGELAAEAARDPAFTYSVVRPTAFFKSLGGQVEAVKKGNPYVMFGDGKLCACKPISEEDLASFIADCIFDREKANKVLPIGGPGKALTPLEQGEMLFRLLGREPRFIRVPIQIMDGLIWVLDGLAKVFPGLEDAAEFGKIGRYYASESMLVLDPETGEYSDEKTPSYGKDTLEHFFEKVIREGMAGQELGEQTIF; translated from the coding sequence ATGGCCGCCCTTCTCCTCCCAGTCTCCTCCCGCCTCCCCAAGAGCACGGCCATCGCCTCCGCCCGCCCCACACCGCGCTTCCTCTCCTTCCCCCTCACAACCGCCAAGCCTTGCCGCCGCCGCGGGGGATGTAGTATCCTCGCCTCCTCTGCGACGTCGCCCTCCCCGGTCGCGGCCGAGGCCCAGCCTTTCCGCTCCCTGCCCCCCTCCGAGACCACCGTCCTCGTCACCGGCGCCACGGGCTACATCGGCCGCTTCGTCGTCCGCGAGCTGCTCCGCCGcggccaccgcgtcgtcgccgtcgcccggccGCGCAGCGGCGTCCGCGGCAAGAACTCCCCCGAGGAGGTCGTCTCCGACCTCGCCCCCGCCCGCGTCGTCTTCTCCGACGTCACCGACCCGGGCGCCCTCCTCGCGGACCTCTCGGGGTCGGGACACGGCCCCGTGCACGCCGCGGTCTGCTGCCTCGCCAGCCGCGGCGGCGGGGTGCAGGACTCGTGGCGCGTCGACTACCGCGCCACGCTCCACACCCTCCAGGCCGCGCGCAGCCTCGGCGCCGCCCACTTCGTGCTCCTCTCCGCCGTCTGCGTCCAGAAGCCGCTGCTCGAGTTCCAGCGCGCCAAGCTCAGGTTCGAGGGCGAGCTTGCCGCCGAGGCGGCCCGGGACCCGGCCTTCACCTACAGCGTCGTCCGCCCCACCGCCTTCTTCAAGAGCCTCGGCGGCCAGGTCGAGGCCGTCAAGAAGGGCAACCCCTACGTCATGTTCGGCGACGGCAAGCTCTGCGCGTGCAAGCCCATCAGCGAGGAGGACCTCGCCTCCTTTATCGCGGACTGCATCTTCGACCGGGAGAAGGCTAACAAGGTTCTCCCAATTGGAGGGCCGGGGAAGGCCCTCACGCCGCTGGAGCAAGGGGAGATGCTGTTCCGGCTGCTCGGGCGCGAACCCAGGTTCATCAGGGTGCCCATTCAGATCATGGATGGTCTCATCTGGGTGCTCGATGGACTAGCTAAGGTTTTCCCGGGGCTGGAGGATGCCGCCGAGTTCGGCAAGATTGGGAGGTACTATGCGTCGGAGAGCATGCTAGTGCTGGATCCCGAGACCGGGGAGTACAGCGACGAGAAGACGCCGAGCTATGGCAAAGACACGCTCGAGCACTTCTTCGAGAAGGTGATAAGGGAAGGAATGGCGGGGCAGGAGCTAGGCGAGCAGACCATCTTCTAG
- the LOC123129078 gene encoding AT-hook motif nuclear-localized protein 9 — MDGRESTATSGPNYSPFYVQHRGMGPPGGVPGGGLHAPPAAGYRQQQLDAVSGGYTFHQPPFGAPAHIGQQVYHQNHVEMAPQHGAGAGGSQHMTQHSIGGAGGGGSQHMVQHSAGGGGGSQHMAQHSGGGGGSQHMAQHNTGAGGGADGGMDIGMGVVAVSGDAKGDQGGEAGQDEQVKKKRGRPRKYKPDGSVTLGLSPSPSTPHSSSPGMGTMVTTPGSGFGPGTGSGGSGSGALTEKRGRGRPPGSGKMQQLASLGKWFLGSVGTGFTPHVIIISAGEDVAARIMSFSQQGPRAICIISATGAVSTATLHQDSDSGAVTYEGRFEILCLSGSYLVVEEGGTRTRSGGLCIALCGPDHRVIGGSVSGVLTAAGTVQVIVGSFMYGGGSKKNKGKADQDVENEEQNGGGGGEETPTLALPEHPHNMPPHPMSGWPAGLMSQMDPRSSPMYGGGSNKNKTKAEQDMEDEERNGGGGGGEEPLAMAHPEHNMNPEHNMNMPPPHPMGGWQPGLMRQMDSRSSSIDINSIRE; from the exons ATGGATGGGAGGGAGTCGACCGCGACGTCGGGGCCCAACTACTCGCCCTTCTATGTGCAGCACCGGGGCATGGGCCCGCCGGGGGGAGTCCCCGGAGGCGGCCTCCacgccccgcccgccgccgggtacCGGCAGCAGCAGCTTGATGCCGTCTCGGGCGGGTACACGTTCCATCAGCCGCCCTTTGGGGCGCCCGCCCACATTGGCCAGCAGGTGTACCACCAGAACCATGTCGAGATGGCGCCGCAGCACGGTGCTGGTGCCGGCGGCTCACAGCATATGACGCAGCACAGCATCGGTGGCGCTGGCGGTGGCGGGTCGCAGCATATGGTGCAGCACAgcgccggcggtggcggtggctcACAGCATATGGCGCAGCACAGCGGTGGCGGTGGTGGCTCACAGCATATGGCGCAGCACAACACTGGTGCTGGTGGCGGTGCTGACGGGGGCATGGACATTGGCATGGGTGTTGTGGCCGTGAGCGGTGATGCTAAAGGGGATCAGGGGGGCGAGGCTGGCCAGGATGAGCAGGTGAAGAAAAAGCGCGGGAGGCCAAGGAAGTATAAGCCTGATGGGTCGGTGACGCTGGGGCTCTCGCCATCTCCGTCGACGCCTCATTCGTCGAGCCCAGGAATGGGCACGATGGTTACCACACCTGGCTCAGGATTTGGGCCCGGGACAGGATCAGGGGGCTCTGGTTCAGGCGCACTAACGGAGAAACGTGGCAGAGGGCGGCCACCTGGGTCCGGGAAGATGCAGCAGCTGGCTTCGCTTG GAAAATGGTTTCTTGGCTCTGTTGGAACAGGCTTTACTCCTCATGTGATTATTATTTCAGCTGGAGAG GATGTTGCTGCCAGAATAATGTCCTTCTCACAACAAGGCCCAAGAGCTATTTGCATCATCTCAGCAACAGGGGCTGTCTCCACGGCAACCCTTCATCAGGATTCAGACTCCGGTGCGGTGACATATGAG GGTCGATTTGAAATCCTGTGTCTTTCTGGATCATATTTGGTGGTAGAAGAAGGCGGTACCCGCACTCGAAGTGGAGGCCTTTGCATAGCTTTGTGTGGCCCTGACCACAGGGTTATTGGTGGGAGTGTTAGTGGAGTCCTGACAGCAGCTGGAACTGTTCAG GTGATAGTGGGGAGCTTCATGTATGGCGGCGGGTCAAAGAAGAACAAAGGCAAAGCAGACCAGGATGTGGAGAACGAAGAgcagaacggcggcggcggcggggaagagaCCCCCACGTTGGCACTGCCGGAGCACCCCCACAACATGCCGCCCCACCCGATGAGCGGATGGCCGGCCGGCCTGATGAGCCAGATGGACCCGAGATCGTCTCCCATGTACGGCGGCGGGTCCAACAAAAACAAGACCAAAGCAGAGCAAGACATGGAGGATGAAGAGcgcaacggcggcggtggcggtggcgaagaGCCCCTCGCAATGGCGCATCCCGAGCACAACATGAACCCCGAGCATAACATGAACATGCCGCCGCCCCACCCGATGGGCGGGTGGCAGCCCGGCTTGATGCGGCAGATGGACTCGAGGTCCTCCAGCATCGACATCAACTCGATCCGCGAGTAG
- the LOC123131401 gene encoding uncharacterized protein: MSKKNSLSKRKKQHEFDLQREKKAKEEQAKKLQAKKSKMKIDGSDKKKKGSSFKVGKKKVKTKLSALGKAKAAQAMELDN, translated from the exons ATGTCGAAGAAGAACAGCCTGTCCAAGCGGAAGAAGCAGCACGAGTTCGACCTCCAGA gggagaagaaggccaaggaggagCAGGCCAAGAAGCTGCAGgccaagaagtccaagatgaag ATTGATGGAAGcgataagaagaagaagggcagcAGCTTCAAGGTCGGCAAGAAGAAGGTGAAGACAAAGCTCTCAGCACTGGGAAAAGCCAAGGCCGCACAAGCCATGGAGCTCGACAACTGA